GACCAGGGGGCCGCGGCCGAGGACGGAGAGCAGGAGGCCGCCCCCGAGACGACCCCGGACGAGGACGACGTTATGTCGCGCCCGGTGAAGGACCTGGGCCTCTCCATGAGGAGCGAGAACTGCCTGCTCCGCGGAGGCATTCACACGGTCGGCGAGCTCATGGGCAAGACCCGCGAGGAGCTGCTGAAGATCCGCAACCTCGGGAAAATATCGCTCAAGGAGATCGAGGAGAAGAAGGAAAAGCTCCTGAACGACATAGCCAGGCAGAGGGGAGAACCGCTCCCCTACGAAGAGGCCGAGGGCGAACCGCCCAAGGAAGAGACAAAGCGAAAAAAAGGCGAAGAAGAATCAAAGGAGGAGTAATTCCATGAGACACCGTATGGACAGCCGAACCCTTGGCCGTTACGGCAGCCATAGAATGGCCATGTTGTCGAACATGGCGGCATGCCTGTTCCTCGAGGAGAGCATCACCACCACCCACATCCGGGCCAAGGAGCTCAGCAGGTTCGCCGAGCGCCTCATCACGAGGGCCAAGGGCGGCACGGTCCACGACCGTAGGTTGGTGCGCAAGAAGATGCACCACAAGGAGGCCGCCATAAAACTTTTCGAGGACATCGCGAAAAGGTACGAGAACAGGCCGGGCGGCTACACCCGAATAGTCAAGATCGGCCCCCGCGTTGGAGACAGCTCGGAGATGGCCGTCATATCGCTGGTGGATTGAAGAACCCGGCTTAATGAAAAACGGCGTAAGGAAGGTCTGCGAACTCCGGGACGTCACCTACATTTACCCCCCCGGGGCATCAGGACAAGCCTCGGGGCGACCGGCTCTCTCCGGAGTGACCCTCCAGGTGCGCGAGGGCGAGTGGCTCGCCCTCATAGGCAGCAACGGATCCGGCAAGTCCACCCTGGCCAAACATCTGAACGCCCTGCTCGTACCGACGCAGGGCGATTGTACTGTGTTCGGCATGTCCACCAAGGACCCGAACAACGTGTACGCTATACGAAGCTCCGTGGCCATGGTCTTTCAGAACCCGGACAACCAGATAGTCGGATCAGTGGTGGAGGAGGACGCAGCGTTCGGCCCGGAGAACCAGGGCCTGCCTCCCGAACAGATAGAAAAGCGGGTGGAGAACGCGCTGCTCTCCGCCGGCCTGCTGGCG
The genomic region above belongs to Synergistaceae bacterium and contains:
- a CDS encoding ATP-binding cassette domain-containing protein; translated protein: MKNGVRKVCELRDVTYIYPPGASGQASGRPALSGVTLQVREGEWLALIGSNGSGKSTLAKHLNALLVPTQGDCTVFGMSTKDPNNVYAIRSSVAMVFQNPDNQIVGSVVEEDAAFGPENQGLPPEQIEKRVENALLSAGLLAKRRMPTYTLSGGEKQRLAVAGALAMDCPCLVLDEPTAMLDPQGRSELLAILRSLHEGGKTIVSITHRLEEILYCDWTVVLVEGRIAWEGTVPDLLRRSDSFREWGLDVPPLMALWRALGSETTLDLPETPTLEGMTAVLCR
- the rplQ gene encoding 50S ribosomal protein L17; its protein translation is MRHRMDSRTLGRYGSHRMAMLSNMAACLFLEESITTTHIRAKELSRFAERLITRAKGGTVHDRRLVRKKMHHKEAAIKLFEDIAKRYENRPGGYTRIVKIGPRVGDSSEMAVISLVD